A single region of the Thermococcus paralvinellae genome encodes:
- a CDS encoding DUF116 domain-containing protein produces the protein MSLENTIAKLFALGADLSTRNAVRIALSLISEDEELTDQIYVELKNKAYKKDFAKVPVEKRAVFIPQCLRNVKECPAEFGEYGWKCTKCGKCSIGEIIEYGEKLGYKQFYIVPGGSLVKKILKEKVPKGEIKAAIGIACWPELAEAAEKLSILKIPLQAVPLLKAGCINTIVDIERVKEVMQIGIKDPKTASSVSSDISGTPTPV, from the coding sequence ATGAGCTTAGAAAACACAATAGCCAAACTCTTTGCATTAGGTGCAGATTTGAGTACAAGAAATGCCGTGAGAATAGCACTTTCATTAATTAGCGAAGACGAAGAACTTACGGATCAAATCTATGTTGAGCTTAAGAATAAGGCCTACAAAAAGGATTTTGCAAAAGTTCCAGTTGAAAAAAGGGCGGTTTTCATCCCACAATGTTTAAGAAACGTTAAAGAATGTCCAGCAGAATTCGGTGAATATGGGTGGAAATGTACCAAGTGCGGAAAGTGCTCAATTGGAGAGATAATTGAGTATGGAGAAAAGCTCGGATACAAGCAGTTTTACATAGTTCCCGGAGGAAGTTTGGTCAAAAAGATTCTCAAGGAAAAAGTTCCGAAGGGAGAGATAAAAGCAGCAATTGGAATTGCCTGCTGGCCTGAACTAGCTGAAGCTGCAGAAAAGCTTTCTATTCTAAAAATACCTCTCCAAGCGGTTCCACTTCTTAAGGCAGGGTGCATAAACACTATTGTTGACATTGAAAGAGTGAAAGAGGTCATGCAGATTGGAATCAAAGATCCAAAGACAGCATCTTCTGTGTCCTCAGATATAAGTGGAACCCCCACCCCAGTTTAA